One Setaria italica strain Yugu1 chromosome I, Setaria_italica_v2.0, whole genome shotgun sequence DNA window includes the following coding sequences:
- the LOC101765168 gene encoding putative multidrug resistance protein codes for MGKDVGPPEAAAKKAAPALRSFASVFMHADAADVALMVLGLVGAMGDGLSTPVMLLITSRIFNDLGNGPDLLQEFSSKIDENARNLLFLALANWVMAFLEGYCWARTAERQASRMRERYLRAVLRQDVEYFDLKVGSTSEVITSVSNDSLVVQDVLSEKVPNFVMNCSMFLGSYAVGFALLWHLTLVALPSVLLLIIPGFMYGRILIGLARRIREQYTRPGAIAEQAVSSVRTVYSFVAERSTMARFSAALEESARLGVKQGLAKGVAIGSNGITFTIWAFNVWYGSRLVMYHGYKGGTVFAVSAAIVVGGLALGSGLSNVKYFSEASSAAERVQEVIRRVPKIDSESNAGEELANVAGEVEFKNVEFCYPSRPETPIFVSFNLRVPAGRTVALVGGSGSGKSTVIALLERFYDPSAGEVSLDGVDIRRLRLKWLRAQMGLVSQEPALFATSIRENILFGKEDATEEEVVAAAKAANAHNFISQLPQGYDTQVGERGIQMSGGQKQRIAIARAILKSPKILLLDEATSALDTESERVVQEALDLASVGRTTIVIAHRLSTIRNADMIAVMQYGEVKELGSHDELIANENGLYTSLVHLQQTRDSREANEVGGTGSTSAAGQSSSHSMSRRFSAASRSSSGRSMGDEENDNSTDKPKLPLPSFRRLLMLNAPEWKQALMGSFSAIVFGGIQPAYAYAMGSMISIYFLTDHNEIKDKTRTYALIFVGLAVLSFLINIGQHYNFGAMGEYLTKRVREQMLAKILTFEIGWFDRDENSSGAICSQLAKDANVVRSLVGDRMALVIQTVSAVLIACTMGLVIAWRLALVMIAVQPLIIVCFYARRVLLKSMSKKSIQAQSESSKLAAEAVSNLRTITAFSSQERILRLFDQAQDGPRKESIRQSWFAGLGLGTSMSLMTCTWALDFWYGGKLMAEHHITAKALFQTFMILVSTGRVIADAGSMTTDLAKGADAVASVFAVLDRETEIDPDNPEGHKPEKLKGEVDIRGVDFAYPSRPDVIIFKGFSLSIQPGKSTALVGQSGSGKSTIIGLIERFYDPLRGVVKIDGRDIKTYNLRALRRHIGLVSQEPTLFAGTIRENIVYGTETATEAEIENAARSANAHDFISNLKDGYDTWCGERGVQLSGGQKQRIAIARAILKNPAILLLDEATSALDSQSEKVVQEALDRVMVGRTSIVVAHRLSTIQNCDQITVLEKGIIVEKGTHASLMAKGPSGTYFGLVSLQQGGNQH; via the exons ATGGGCAAGGACGTTGGgccgccggaggcggcggcgaagaaggcGGCGCCGGCTCTGCGGTCGTTCGCGTCGGTGTTCATGCACGCGGACGCGGCGGACGTGGCGCTTATGGTGCTGGGCCTGGTGGGCGCCATGGGCGACGGCCTGTCCACACCCGTCATGCTCCTCATCACCAGCCGCATCTTCAACGACCTCGGCAACGGGCCTGACCTCCTCCAGGAGTTCAGCTCCAAGATCGACGAG AACGCGCGGAACCTCCTCTTCCTGGCGCTCGCCAACTGGGTCATGGCGTTCCTAG AGGGCTACTGCTGGGCGCGCACGgcggagcggcaggcgtcgcGGATGCGGGAGCGGTACCTCCGGGCGGTGCTCCGGCAGGACGTGGAGTACTTCGACCTCAAGGTCGGCTCGACGTCGGAGGTGATCACCAGCGTCTCCAACGACAGCCTGGTCGTGCAGGACGTGCTGAGCGAGAAGGTGCCCAACTTCGTGATGAACTGCTCCATGTTCCTGGGCAGCTACGCCGTCGGCTTCGCGCTGCTGTGGCACCTCACGCTGGTGGCGCTGCCGTCGgtgctcctcctcatcatcccGGGCTTCATGTACGGCCGCATCCTCATCGGCCTCGCGCGCCGAATCAGGGAGCAGTACACGCGCCCGGGCGCCATCGCCGAGCAGGCCGTCTCCTCGGTGCGCACCGTGTACTCGTTCGTGGCGGAGCGGAGCACCATGGCGCGGTTCTCCGCCGCGCTCGAGGAGTCGGCGCGGCTCGGGGTCAAGCAGGGGCTCGCCAAGGGCGTCGCCATCGGGAGCAACGGCATCACCTTCACCATCTGGGCGTTCAACGTCTGGTACGGCAGCCGCCTCGTCATGTACCACGGCTACAAGGGCGGCACGGTGttcgccgtctccgccgccatTGTCGTCGGCGGCCT AGCTCTGGGGTCGGGGCTGTCGAACGTGAAGTACTTCTCGGaggcgagctcggcggcggagcgggTCCAGGAGGTGATCCGGCGAGTGCCCAAGATCGACTCGGAGAGCAACGCTGGCGAGGAGCTGGCCaacgtcgccggcgaggtggaaTTCAAGAACGTCGAGTTCTGCTACCCATCGCGGCCGGAGACCCCCATCTTCGTGAGCTTCAACTTGCGCGTGCCGGCGGGGCGCACGGTGGCGCTTGTCGGCGGCAGCGGGTCCGGCAAGTCCACCGTGATCGCGCTGCTGGAGCGGTTCTACGACCCGTCGGCCGGCGAGGTGTCCCTCGACGGCGTCGACATCCGGCGGCTGCGGCTCAAGTGGCTGCGCGCGCAGATGGGGCTCGTCAGCCAGGAGCCGGCGCTGTTCGCGACGTCGATCAGGGAGAACATCCTGTTCGGCAAGGAGGACGccacggaggaggaggtcgtcgcCGCGGCCAAGGCGGCCAACGCCCACAACTTCATCTCCCAGCTGCCGCAGGGCTACGACACTCAG GTAGGTGAGCGTGGTATCCAGATGTCTGGAGGACAGAAGCAGAGGATTGCTATTGCCAGAGCTATCCTTAAGTCACCTAAGATCCTCCTCCTTGATGAAGCCACAAGCGCATTGGACACAGAGTCAGAGCGTGTTGTGCAAGAGGCACTAGACCTGGCCTCCGTGGGTCGGACAACTATTGTCATTGCACATCGGCTCTCCACAATCCGGAATGCTGACATGATTGCTGTGATGCAATATGGTGAGGTCAAGGAGCTGGGCTCCCATGACGAGCTCATTGCCAATGAGAATGGCCTCTACACATCTCTTGTCCACCTTCAGCAGACCAGGGATTCAAGGGAGGCTAACGAGGTTGGTGGAACTGGAAGTACATCTGCTGCGGGGCAATCTAGCAGCCACAGCATGAGCAGGAGGTTCTCTGCAGCTAGTAGGTCAAGCTCAGGACGGTCGATGGGTGATGAAGAAAATGATAATAGTACCGACAAGCCAAAGCTTCCCCTCCCATCATTCAGAAGGTTACTGATGCTTAATGCACCAGAGTGGAAGCAGGCTCTGATGGGAAGCTTCAGTGCTATTGTGTTTGGAGGCATACAGCCTGCATATGCATATGCCATGGGAAGCATGATCTCAATCTACTTCTTGACAGACCATAATGAGATCAAGGACAAAACAAGGACCTATGCACTCATCTTTGTTGGTCTTGCAGTGCTCTCATTCTTGATCAATATTGGGCAACATTACAACTTTGGTGCCATGGGGGAATACCTCACTAAGAGAGTGAGAGAACAGATGCTTGCAAAAATCCTTACTTTTGAGATTGGGTGGTTTGACCGTGACGAGAACTCCAGTGGTGCCATATGCTCACAACTTGCCAAGGATGCCAATGTC gTGAGGTCACTTGTGGGTGATCGAATGGCTCTAGTGATCCAGACAGTTTCTGCAGTTCTCATAGCCTGCACCATGGGTCTGGTGATAGCGTGGCGTTTGGCCCTTGTCATGATAGCAGTGCAACCCCTTATCATTGTTTGCTTTTATGCCCGTCGTGTCTTACTGAAGAGCATGTCCAAGAAATCAATACAGGCACAATCTGAAAGTAGCAAGCTAGCAGCTGAAGCTGTATCCAATCTCCGCACCATCACTGCTTTCTCATCCCAGGAACGCATCCTACGCCTCTTTGATCAAGCACAGGATGGGCCACGCAAGGAAAGCATCAGGCAGTCATGGTTTGCAGGACTGGGCCTAGGCACCTCCATGAGCCTTATGACATGCACATGGGCCCTCGATTTCTGGTATGGTGGCAAGCTCATGGCTGAGCATCACATAACTGCCAAGGCACTCTTCCAAACCTTCATGATTCTAGTAAGCACAGGGCGTGTGATTGCAGATGCAGGTAGCATGACAACAGACCTTGCTAAGGGTGCTGATGCAGTGGCTTCAGTGTTTGCTGTTCTTGACAGAGAAACTGAAATCGACCCTGACAACCCTGAGGGGCACAAGCCAGAGAAACTAAAAGGCGAGGTTGACATTAGAGGAGTTGACTTTGCTTACCCCTCGAGGCCAGATGTGATTATCTTCAAAGGGTTCTCCTTGAGCATCCAGCCAGGCAAGTCAACAGCCCTTGTTGGGCAAAGTGGTTCTGGCAAGTCGACAATCATTGGGCTTATAGAGAGGTTCTATGACCCACTTCGGGGGGTAGTGAAGATTGATGGTAGAGACATCAAAACATACAATCTCAGAGCCCTGCGGCGTCACATCGGATTGGTCAGCCAGGAACCAACACTATTTGCAGGTACAATAAGAGAAAATATTGTGTATGGTACAGAAACAGCAACTGAAGCGGAAATTGAGAATGCAGCAAGGTCTGCCAATGCACATGACTTTATTAGCAACCTCAAGGATGGATATGATACATGGTGTGGTGAGAGGGGTGTTCAGCTTTCAGGAGGCCAGAAACAACGCATTGCAATTGCACGTGCCATCCTGAAGAACCCTGCAATCCTGCTCCTAGATGAAGCAACAAGTGCACTGGACAGCCAGTCTGAGAAGGTGGTACAAGAGGCATTGGACCGAGTGATGGTCGGCAGGACAAGTATTGTGGTGGCGCACAGACTCAGTACAATCCAGAATTGTGACCAGATCACTGTGCTTGAGAAGGGAATTATTGTGGAGAAGGGCACACATGCATCCCTTATGGCCAAGGGTCCCTCTGGGACATACTTTGGATTGGTCAGCTTGCAACAAGGAGGCAACCAGCATTGA
- the LOC101776399 gene encoding putative multidrug resistance protein: MAKVKAEPVQCPFVSVFMHADAADVALMVLGLVGAMGDGMSTPVMLLIASRIFNVTGSGPDRLQQFTSKMNENARNLLFLAVANWIMAFLEGYCWARTAERQASRIRLRYLRAVLRQDVEYFDLNAGATSEVITGVASDSLAVQDALSEKVPSFVMNVTMVVASYVVGFALLPRLMLVGLPSVLLLIVPGFLYARVLMDLARRIREQYTRPGAIAEQAMSSVRTVYSFVAEGSTIARFSAALEESARLGIKQGFAKGVAIGSSDVRLAIFAFNLWYGSRLVMDHGYKGGTVYAVSCVIVVGGLALGSALSNIKYFAEASSAAERIQEVIRRVPKIDSESNAGEDLANVAGEVEFKNVEFCYPSRPETPIFVSFNLRVPAGRTVALVGSSGSGKSTVIALLERFYDPSAGEVTLDGVDIRQLRLKWLRTQMGLVSQEPALFATSIRENILFGKKDATEEEVVAAAKAANAHNFILQLPQGYDTQVGERGVQMSGGQKQRIAIARAIIKSPKILLLDEATSALDTNSEHVVQEALELAAMGRTTIVIAHRLSTIRNADMIAVMQSGEVKELGSHDELIAKENGMYSSLVHHRHTKDSNGTHDFDGTGSTFVMQQSSNQGMSRRSSAVSKSMSTLYMSDAEDARSTEKPKLPVPSFRRLLMLNAPEWKHAVMGTISASVFGGIQPVYSYAMGSMVSIYFSTDHEEIKEKTRTYTLFFVGLTVLSFIVNIGQHYSFGAMGEYLTKRIREKMLAKFLTFEVGWFDRDENSSGTICSTLAKDANVVRSLVGDRMSLIIQTVSAVLIAYIMSLVIAWRLALVMIAVQPLIIASFYTRRVLLQNMSNKSIRAQSECSKLAVEAVSNLRTVTAFSSQDHIMCLFEQAQNGSFSESIRQSWLAGLGLGTSMSLLRCVWALTFWYGSILMAKHHITFKALMQTFLILISTGRVIADAGSMTTYLAKGTDAVASVFAILDKETEIDPDSPEGYKPVNLEGEVDIREIDFAYPSRPDVIIFKGFSLSIQPGKSTALVGQSGSGKSTVIGLIERFYDPLMGIVEIDGRDIKTYNLRALRKHIGLVSQEPTLFAGTIRENIVYGTEIASEEEIENAARSANAHEFISSLKDGYDTWCGERGVQLSGGQKQRVAIARAIMKNPAILLLDEATSALDRHSERVVQEALDRLLVGRTSIVVAHRLSTIQNCDVITVLEKGMVLETGTHASLMGKGPAGAYFGLVSLQQGRNQHLDFA; encoded by the exons ATGGCGAAGGTCAAGGCAGAACCGGTGCAGTGTCCGTTCGTGTCGGTGTTCATGCACGCGGACGCGGCGGACGTGGCGCTGATGGTGCTGGGCCTGGTTGGCGCCATGGGCGACGGCATGTCGACGCCGGTGATGTTGCTCATCGCCAGCCGCATCTTCAACGTCACCGGCAGTGGACCTGACCGCCTCCAGCAGTTCACCTCTAAGATGAATGAG AACGCAAGAAATCTCCTCTTCTTGGCAGTCGCCAACTGGATCATGGCGTTCCTGG AGGGTTATTGCTGGGCGCGGACGgcggagcggcaggcgtcgcGGATACGTCTGCGCTACCTTCGGGCGGTGCTCCGGCAGGACGTGGAGTACTTCGACCTCAACGCCGGCGCGACGTCGGAGGTGATCACCGGCGTCGCCAGCGACAGCCTCGCCGTGCAGGACGCGCTGAGCGAGAAGGTGCCCAGCTTCGTGATGAACGTCACCATGGTCGTGGCGAGCTACGTCGTCGGGTTCGCGCTGCTGCCGCGGCTCATGCTGGTTGGGCTGCCGTCGGTGCTGCTGCTCATCGTCCCCGGCTTCCTCTACGCCCGCGTCCTCATGGACCTCGCGCGCCGGATCAGGGAGCAGTACACGCGCCCGGGCGCCATCGCCGAGCAGGCCATGTCGTCGGTGCGGACCGTGTACTCGTTCGTGGCAGAGGGGAGCACCATCGCGCGGTTCTCCGCCGCGCTCGAGGAGTCGGCGCGGCTCGGGATCAAGCAGGGGTTCGCCAAGGGCGTCGCCATCGGCAGCAGCGACGTCCGCCTTGCCATCTTCGCCTTCAATCTTTGGTACGGCAGCCGCCTCGTCATGGATCACGGGTACAAGGGTGGCACCGTCTACGCCGTCTCTTGCGTCATTGTAGTTGGAGGCTT AGCGCTGGGGTCGGCACTATCGAACATCAAGTACTTCGCGGAGGCAAGCTCAGCGGCGGAGAGGATACAGGAGGTTATCCGGCGGGTGCCCAAGATCGACTCGGAGAGCAACGCCGGCGAGGATCTGGCCaacgtcgccggcgaggtggaaTTCAAGAACGTGGAGTTCTGCTACCCGTCGCGGCCGGAGACCCCCATCTTCGTGAGCTTCAACCTGCGCGTGCCGGCGGGGCGCACGGTGGCTCTCGTTGGCAGCAGCGGATCAGGGAAGTCTACGGTGATCGCGCTGCTGGAGAGGTTCTATGACCCGTCGGCCGGCGAGGTGACCCTCGACGGCGTGGACATCCGGCAGCTCCGGCTCAAGTGGCTGCGCACGCAGATGGGGCTCGTCAGCCAGGAGCCGGCGCTGTTCGCGACGTCGATCAGGGAGAACATCCTGTTCGGCAAGAAGGACGccacggaggaggaggtcgtcgcCGCAGCAAAGGCGGCCAACGCCCACAACTTCATTCTTCAGCTGCCGCAGGGTTACGACACGCAG GTGGGCGAGCGTGGTGTCCAAATGTCTGGAGGGCAGAAGCAAAGGATTGCTATTGCTAGAGCAATCATCAAGTCACCTAAGATCCTCCTCCTTGATGAAGCCACCAGTGCATTAGACACTAATTCAGAGCATGTTGTGCAGGAGGCGCTTGAACTGGCTGCCATGGGTCGAACTACTATTGTCATTGCACATCGACTCTCCACCATCCGAAATGCTGATATGATTGCTGTCATGCAGTCTGGTGAGGTCAAGGAGCTGGGATCCCATGATGAGCTCATTGCCAAGGAGAATGGCATGTACTCATCTCTTGTACACCATCGACACACCAAAGACTCAAATGGTACTCACGACTTTGATGGAACTGGAAGTACATTTGTTATGCAGCAATCAAGTAACCAGGGTATGAGTAGGAGGTCCTCTGCAGTAAGCAAGTCAATGTCAACACTGTACATGAGTGATGCTGAAGATGCACGCAGCACAGAGAAGCCAAAGCTTCCTGTACCATCCTTCAGAAGGCTACTGATGCTTAATGCACCAGAATGGAAGCATGCAGTGATGGGAACAATTAGTGCATCTGTGTTTGGAGGAATACAACCCGTGTATTCATATGCCATGGGAAGCATGGTCTCGATCTACTTCTCGACAGATCATGAAGAGATCAAGGAAAAAACTAGGACCTACACATTATTCTTTGTTGGTCTTACAGTCCTATCATTCATTGTCAATATTGGACAGCATTACAGCTTTGGTGCCATGGGGGAATACCTTACCAAGAGGATTCGAGAAAAGATGCTTGCAAAATTCCTCACTTTCGAGGTTGGGTGGTTCGACCGTGACGAGAATTCTAGCGGCACCATATGCTCAACCCTTGCCAAGGATGCCAATGTT GTTAGGTCACTTGTTGGTGATCGAATGTCCCTCATCATCCAAACAGTTTCTGCGGTGCTCATCGCCTACATCATGAGTCTGGTGATTGCTTGGCGCTTGGCTCTTGTGATGATAGCAGTGCAGCCTCTTATCATCGCAAGCTTTTATACTCGCCGTGTCTTACTACAGAATATGTCCAATAAATCAATACGGGCACAATCAGAATGTAGCAAGCTAGCCGTCGAGGCTGTATCAAATCTTCGCACTGTAACTGCTTTCTCATCCCAGGACCACATCATGTGCCTCTTTGAACAAGCACAGAATGGCTCTTTCAGTGAAAGCATCCGGCAGTCATGGCTTGCTGGTCTCGGCCTTGGTACTTCCATGAGCCTTTTGAGATGTGTATGGGCTCTGACCTTTTGGTATGGTAGCATTCTCATGGCTAAACACCACATTACTTTCAAGGCTCTAATGCAAACCTTCTTGATTCTAATAAGCACAGGACGTGTGATAGCAGATGCAGGAAGTATGACAACCTACCTCGCTAAGGGCACCGATGCAGTCGCCTCAGTGTTTGCTATTCTTGACAAGGAGACAGAAATTGACCCCGACAGCCCTGAGGGATACAAACCAGTGAATCTCGAAGGCGAGGTGGACATTAGAGAAATTGATTTTGCATATCCATCAAGGCCAGATGTGATCATCTTTAAAGGATTCTCCTTGAGCATCCAACCAGGCAAGTCAACGGCTCTTGTTGGCCAAAGTGGTTCTGGAAAGTCAACCGTCATCGGGCTTATAGAACGGTTCTATGACCCACTTATGGGGATTGTGGAAATCGATGGCAGGGACATCAAAACATATAACCTCCGAGCCCTGCGAAAGCACATTGGGTTGGTCAGCCAAGAGCCAACATTGTTTGCAGGTACCATCAGAGAGAACATTGTGTATGGAACTGAAATAGCCAGTGAGGAAGAAATTGAGAATGCTGCAAGGTCTGCCAATGCACATGAGTTCATTAGCAGCCTCAAGGATGGGTATGACACATGGTGCGGTGAGCGAGGAGTTCAATTGTCAGGAGGCCAAAAGCAGCGCGTTGCAATTGCCCGTGCAATCATGAAGAACCCTGCTATCTTGCTACTGGATGAAGCTACAAGTGCACTGGACAGACACTCTGAGAGGGTTGTACAAGAGGCTCTGGACCGATTGTTGGTCGGCAGGACAAGTATAGTGGTGGCACACAGGCTCAGCACCATCCAAAACTGTGATGTGATCACTGTACTTGAGAAAGGTATGGTTCTAGAGACAGGCACACATGCATCCCTCATGGGCAAGGGTCCTGCTGGAGCATACTTCGGATTGGTTAGCTTGCAACAAGGACGCAACCAGCACTTAGATTTTGCATGA